One region of Zingiber officinale cultivar Zhangliang chromosome 7B, Zo_v1.1, whole genome shotgun sequence genomic DNA includes:
- the LOC122006845 gene encoding E3 SUMO-protein ligase MMS21-like, producing MATTSTSRSHNSTAPRIRNAASTLFSDNQSLISDIRKAITMMKNVAVDLEKEQQSEKVKELENSILELLETYDDCARFSEVIQTIGSNYIPSEQPTDFKRLLEDEVAKSKESSPSMPQNNPLYRQFKEAIWNVHHAGQPMSGEEQEDIVMTSTQNNLLNTKCPLTGKPVIELQNPVRCMDCKHIYEKEPVIHYISTKKPHPRCPVAGCPKILQVGRVVCDALLTIEIDEMRLASATNINSTVVEDFTEVD from the exons ATGGCGACGACATCCACTTCTCGCTCGCACAACTCCACGGCCCCCCGAATAAGAAACGCTGCATCAACCCTCTTTTCCGACAACCAATCCCTCATCTCC GACATTCGAAAAGCCATAACCATGATGAAGAATGTTGCTGTTGACTTAGAGAAGGAACAACAGTCCGAGAAA GTTAAAGAGCTGGAAAATTCCATCTTAGAGCTGCTGGAGACATACGATGATTGTGCTCGTTTCTCGGAGGTGATCCAGACAATTGGCAGCAATTACATACCATCTGAGCAg CCTACTGATTTCAAGAGGTTGCTAGAGGATGAGGTAGCTAAAAGCAAGGAATCTTCTCCTTCAATGCCTCAGAACAATCCATTATATCGTCAGTTCAAGGAAGCCATATGG AATGTTCACCATGCTGGTCAACCAATGTCGGGTGAGGAGCAAGAAGATATAGTCATGACCAGTACCCAGAATAACCTATTAAATACGAAGTGCCCTTTGACAGGAAAGCCTGTTATAGAATTGCAAAATCCTGTCCGCTG CATGGACTGCAAGCACATTTATGAGAAGGAACCAGTAATCCACTACATAAGCACAAAGAAACCACATCCTCGATGCCCAGTTGCAG GTTGCCCAAAAATTCTCCAAGTTGGACGGGTTGTATGCGACGCCTTGCTTACAATAGAAATTGATGAAATGCGTTTGGCATCAGCTACAAACATAAACTCAACAGTGGTAGAAGATTTTACAGAAGTTGACTGA
- the LOC122004054 gene encoding signaling peptide TAXIMIN 2-like yields MDDCCRPLAFLLGLPFAVLSLALSLVGAAVWLVGSVISCLCPCCCCCVSVANAAVDLIQLPVSVMQCFVRQIPC; encoded by the exons ATGGATGACTGCTGCCGGCCCTTGGCGTTCCTCTTAGGCCTGCCCTTCGCCGTCCTCTCCCTCGCCTTGTCCCTCGTCGGCGCCGCCGTTTGGCTCGTCGG GTCGGTGATCAGCTGCCTGTGCCCGTGCTGCTGCTGCTGCGTCTCCGTCGCCAACGCCGCCGTCGACCTCATTCAGCTGCCGGTGTCGGTGATGCAGTGCTTTGTCAGGCAAATTCCTTGCTAA
- the LOC122006843 gene encoding uncharacterized protein At4g28440-like: protein MATQQQGGASGAKRKPVFTKVDQLKPGTSGHTLTVKVLKSDTTVYKGRAAVAAGQLRPTRIAECLIGDETGTIVFTARNEQVDTMKPGTTVILRNAKIDMFKGSMRLAVDKWGRIEATELADFTVKEDNNLSLIEYELVNVATE from the exons ATGGCGACGCAGCAGCAAGGAGGAGCGAGCGGCGCAAAGAGGAAGCCGGTGTTCACGAAGGTGGATCAGCTGAAGCCCGGGACGAGCGGCCATACCCTCACCGTCAAGGTGCTGAAATCCGATACCACTGTCTACAAGGGCCGCGCCGCCGTCGCTGCAGGACAACTACGTCCCACCAGGATCGCTGAGTGCCTCATCGGAGACGAGACCGGTACCATCGTCTTCACGGCTCGCAACGAGCAAG TTGATACGATGAAGCCAGGCACCACAGTCATTCTCCGCAACGCAAAGATTGACATGTTTAAAGGCTCAATGAGGCTAGCTGTCGACAAATGGGGGCGCATTGAGGCGACTGAGCTTGCTGATTTCACAGTGAAAGAGGACAACAATCTGTCTCTGATCGAGTATGAGTTAGTAAACGTGGCCACAGAGTGA
- the LOC122004055 gene encoding pentatricopeptide repeat-containing protein At5g46100-like, producing MARRRAAAVRWTKEITNSQVIGLIQAEPDPRKALLIFDSATAEYPSGFRHDAATFALLSTRLAAAGLLPDAFSLLSRIPSELGHAPPEPAFAALLRAHGRYRRPLDALRLFSNAPRLLLLRPSSRSYTALLSVLVAHNRLDLARRVFARMKAEGVPPSVASYNVLLKAHCTDPGSGADVDAALRVFRKMPDRGCPPDTCSYNTLIDGLCKKGRIDEAKELFQEMIRNESPPNVVTYTTLIHGLCRSGLLADALEVFDEMTNRGVQPNVFTYTSLVDGLCKGGQSTTALALLDRMTKESCPPNAITYTALVTGLCKEGRLQQALEILDRMRLHGRKPDAGLCSKLIDGLCNSGRAQEAANYLDEMVLSGIAPNRVTWSLHVRIHNAVVVGLCLAGDSSRALQVHRSMRSRGISTEPETFNQLVICSCKREHVHKAASVVGEMLFEGCIPSREAWGAIVGGYWKIRELAEAAHHVLDELLEYTSHEHP from the coding sequence ATGGCGCGGCGGCGCGCGGCGGCCGTCCGATGGACCAAAGAGATCACCAACTCGCAGGTCATCGGTCTGATCCAAGCCGAGCCCGACCCCCGCAAAGCCCTCCTCATCTTCGACTCCGCCACCGCCGAGTACCCCTCCGGCTTCCGCCACGACGCCGCTACCTTCGCCCTCCTCTCCACCCGCCTCGCCGCCGCCGGCCTCCTCCCCGACGCCTTCTCTCTCCTCTCCCGCATCCCCTCCGAGCTCGGCCACGCCCCGCCCGAGCCTGCTTTCGCCGCGCTCCTGCGCGCCCACGGCCGATACCGCCGCCCGCTCGACGCCCTCCGCCTCTTCAGCAACGCGcctcgcctcctcctcctccgtccCTCCAGCCGCTCCTACACCGCACTCCTCAGCGTCCTCGTCGCCCACAACCGCCTCGACCTCGCCCGCCGCGTCTTTGCGCGCATGAAGGCCGAAGGCGTCCCGCCCTCCGTCGCCTCCTACAACGTCCTCCTCAAGGCCCACTGCACCGACCCCGGGAGCGGCGCCGACGTCGACGCCGCCCTCCGAGTCTTCCGCAAAATGCCGGATCGCGGCTGCCCGCCGGATACTTGCAGCTACAACACTCTCATCGACGGCCTATGCAAGAAAGGGAGGATCGACGAGGCCAAAGAGCTCTTCCAAGAGATGATTCGCAATGAATCTCCCCCTAATGTGGTTACCTACACTACCTTGATCCACGGTCTATGCCGCTCTGGCTTGTTGGCCGATGCACTGGAGGTGTTCGACGAAATGACCAACAGAGGGGTACAGCCTAATGTATTCACATACACCTCATTGGTGGATGGTCTCTGCAAAGGAGGGCAGTCGACTACAGCATTGGCTTTACTCGATCGTATGACGAAGGAAAGCTGCCCGCCAAATGCCATCACCTACACTGCCCTGGTTACCGGCCTGTGCAAAGAAGGGAGGCTTCAGCAGGCATTGGAGATTCTGGATAGGATGCGGTTGCATGGTCGAAAGCCGGATGCCGGATTGTGCAGCAAACTCATAGATGGGCTGTGCAACTCCGGCCGCGCTCAAGAAGCTGCAAACTACCTCGACGAGATGGTTCTTAGCGGGATTGCGCCGAACCGTGTGACATGGAGCCTCCATGTGAGGATTCACAATGCAGTGGTCGTGGGACTGTGTCTTGCGGGTGACTCAAGTAGGGCGCTCCAGGTGCACCGGAGCATGAGGAGCAGAGGCATCTCCACTGAGCCAGAGACGTTTAACCAGCTTGTCATTTGCTCCTGCAAGAGAGAACATGTCCACAAGGCGGCATCGGTTGTCGGCGAGATGTTGTTTGAGGGCTGCATCCCTAGCAGGGAGGCATGGGGTGCTATAGTTGGTGGTTATTGGAAAATAAGAGAGCTCGCGGAAGCAGCTCACCATGTTCTTGATGAGCTCCTGGAGTATACCTCCCATGAACATCCATGA